One genomic segment of Natrialbaceae archaeon AArc-T1-2 includes these proteins:
- a CDS encoding 3-hydroxyacyl-CoA dehydrogenase/enoyl-CoA hydratase family protein, which translates to MDIEDINVIAVLGAGNMGHGITEVAALSGYEVTMRDIDENLVQDGYEQIEWSLDKLVENGRIADGEATAARERISPVVDLETGVENADVVIEAVPETVEIKRNVWEDVSEYAPEEAIFATNTSSLSITDLAAFTDRPERFCGMHFFNPPVRMDLVEVITGDETDEAVVETVAALAESMDKTPVRVHEDEPGFIVNRILVPLMNEAAWLVHEEAATVEAVDSTTKFDIGLPMGSFELADQVGIDVGYHVLEYMHEELGPAYEPCPLLETKVEAEELGKKTGRGIYDYEDGPGAEIPTDAGSELVRDRLLATMANEAAKLIGGDVATPDAIDEATQLGAGFPDGPVAMADDYGLENALGTLEDAAEETGHERYEPADYLRERAEAGGFRTERESDRKNEGAAVDFETLRIEYPGDMVGHVVLDRPHRMNTISTTLLEELPEAVDRLEDDEEVRAILVTGAGDRAFSAGADVQSMAAGGADPLEGVELSRTGQRALGTLESADLPVVAGIDGYCLGGGMELATCADLRIASDRSEFGQPELELGLVPGWGGTQRLKHVVGEGRAKEIILTADRYDAETMAEYGFVNEVVESGELEAAALELARELAAGPPLAHRFTKRAMRAGRDDTDAGLELEATAFGHLMATDDLMEGITAFMGDGEPNFQGE; encoded by the coding sequence ATGGATATCGAGGATATCAACGTCATCGCAGTTCTGGGCGCAGGGAACATGGGACACGGTATTACGGAGGTCGCCGCACTTTCCGGATACGAGGTGACCATGCGAGACATCGACGAGAATCTCGTTCAGGACGGCTACGAGCAGATCGAGTGGTCACTCGACAAGCTGGTCGAGAACGGCCGAATCGCAGACGGCGAGGCGACCGCCGCCCGCGAGCGGATCTCGCCGGTCGTCGACCTCGAGACCGGGGTCGAAAACGCAGACGTCGTCATCGAGGCGGTCCCGGAGACCGTCGAGATCAAACGCAACGTCTGGGAGGACGTCTCCGAGTACGCCCCCGAGGAGGCGATCTTCGCGACGAACACCTCGAGTCTCTCGATCACCGACCTCGCGGCGTTCACCGATCGACCCGAGCGATTCTGTGGAATGCACTTTTTCAACCCGCCAGTGCGGATGGATCTCGTCGAGGTTATCACGGGCGACGAGACCGACGAGGCGGTCGTAGAGACCGTCGCAGCACTCGCCGAGTCGATGGACAAGACGCCGGTCCGGGTTCACGAGGACGAACCCGGGTTCATCGTCAACCGGATTCTCGTCCCGCTGATGAACGAGGCGGCCTGGCTCGTTCACGAGGAGGCGGCGACGGTCGAGGCGGTCGATTCTACGACGAAGTTCGACATCGGGCTGCCGATGGGCTCGTTCGAACTCGCCGACCAGGTCGGCATCGACGTCGGCTACCACGTCCTCGAGTACATGCACGAAGAACTCGGACCGGCCTACGAGCCCTGTCCACTGCTCGAGACGAAAGTCGAGGCCGAGGAACTGGGAAAGAAGACTGGCAGAGGAATCTACGACTACGAGGACGGCCCCGGCGCAGAGATTCCCACCGACGCGGGCTCGGAACTCGTTCGCGACCGGTTGCTGGCGACGATGGCAAACGAGGCCGCGAAACTTATCGGCGGCGACGTCGCGACGCCGGATGCGATCGACGAGGCGACCCAGCTCGGTGCCGGCTTCCCCGACGGCCCCGTGGCGATGGCCGACGACTACGGTCTCGAGAACGCACTCGGGACGCTCGAGGACGCCGCCGAGGAGACCGGCCACGAGCGATACGAACCCGCCGACTACTTGCGAGAGCGAGCCGAGGCGGGCGGGTTCCGGACCGAACGCGAGAGCGATAGAAAGAACGAGGGCGCGGCTGTCGACTTCGAGACGCTTCGAATCGAGTACCCCGGCGACATGGTCGGTCACGTCGTGCTCGACCGACCCCACCGGATGAACACCATCAGTACGACGCTGCTCGAGGAACTCCCCGAGGCGGTCGACCGCCTCGAGGACGACGAGGAGGTGCGTGCGATCCTGGTGACTGGCGCGGGCGACAGGGCGTTTTCGGCGGGTGCGGACGTCCAGAGCATGGCCGCAGGCGGTGCCGACCCGCTCGAGGGCGTCGAACTCTCCCGGACCGGCCAGCGGGCGCTTGGCACGCTCGAGTCAGCCGACCTCCCGGTCGTCGCGGGTATCGACGGCTACTGTCTCGGCGGCGGGATGGAACTGGCGACCTGTGCGGACCTGCGGATCGCGAGCGACCGCTCCGAGTTCGGCCAGCCGGAACTCGAACTCGGGCTCGTTCCTGGCTGGGGCGGTACCCAGCGGCTGAAACACGTCGTCGGCGAGGGCCGTGCGAAAGAGATCATCCTCACCGCCGACCGCTACGACGCCGAGACGATGGCCGAGTACGGCTTCGTCAACGAGGTCGTCGAGAGCGGGGAACTCGAGGCGGCCGCACTCGAACTCGCCCGCGAACTCGCGGCCGGTCCGCCGCTCGCACATCGGTTTACCAAACGGGCGATGCGTGCCGGTCGCGACGACACCGACGCCGGGCTCGAACTCGAGGCGACGGCCTTTGGCCACCTGATGGCGACCGACGACCTCATGGAGGGGATCACCGCGTTCATGGGCGACGGAGAGCCGAACTTCCAGGGGGAGTGA
- the katG gene encoding catalase/peroxidase HPI, which translates to MTWSNQDWWPNLLRVDILDDNALDASPYGDDFDYAAEFQKLDLEEVKSDIEEVMTSSQEWWPADYGHYGPLFIRMAWHSAGTYRTADGRAGASGGLQRLPPESSWPDNVNLDKARRLLEPVKQKYGRRLSWGDLIVLAGNVALESMGFETYGFAGGREDAYKSNEAIEWGPEEEWETTSPERYEDGEVGNLKDPLANTVMGLIYVNPEGPNGEPDVEGSAKNIREEFERMAMNDEETVALIAGGHTFGKVHGADNPDEHQGPEPEAAPIEEQGLGWDHEFGDIGGMISSGIEGPWNATPTQWDTGYVDNLLEHDWVSVKGPGGAWQWHPADEDGVEFAPGAQDPEETEKPMMLTTDVALKHDPDYREILERFQENPDEFQEAFAKAWYKLIHRDMGPPERFLGPEVPDETMIWQDPIPDVDHELIGDEEIADLKAEILESDLATAQLVKTAWASASTYRDSDKRGGANGARIRLEPQKSWEANEPDKLETVLSTYEEIQADFNSARSDDVRVSLADLIVLGGNAAVEQAAADAGYDVEVPFEPGRTDASQEQTDTESFEVLEPKADGFRNYLGGDYDDLYDSPEERLVDHAHLLTLSVPEMTVLVGGMRALGATYGESDRGVFTDEPGTLTNDFFVNLLDMDYEWEPVDEEKEVFEIRDRETDDVEWEATRFDLIFGSNARLRTLADAYGAADGEEEFVHDFVDAWSKVMTLDRFDLE; encoded by the coding sequence ATGACATGGTCCAACCAAGACTGGTGGCCGAACCTGTTGAGAGTAGACATTCTCGACGATAACGCCCTTGATGCCAGCCCGTACGGCGATGACTTCGACTACGCAGCGGAGTTCCAAAAACTCGACCTCGAGGAGGTGAAGTCGGACATCGAAGAGGTGATGACGAGCTCCCAGGAGTGGTGGCCGGCCGACTACGGTCACTACGGACCGCTTTTCATCCGGATGGCCTGGCACAGCGCCGGGACGTACCGAACCGCTGACGGTCGTGCTGGGGCCTCAGGTGGCCTCCAGCGTCTCCCGCCAGAAAGCAGCTGGCCGGACAACGTAAACCTCGACAAGGCCCGTCGCCTGCTCGAGCCGGTCAAACAAAAGTACGGTCGCAGGCTCTCGTGGGGCGACCTGATCGTCCTCGCGGGCAACGTCGCCCTCGAGTCGATGGGCTTCGAGACGTACGGGTTCGCTGGCGGCCGCGAAGACGCGTACAAGTCCAACGAAGCCATCGAGTGGGGTCCCGAAGAGGAGTGGGAAACGACCTCGCCCGAGCGCTACGAAGATGGGGAGGTGGGCAACCTCAAGGACCCGCTCGCGAACACTGTCATGGGACTCATCTACGTGAATCCCGAGGGACCAAACGGCGAACCGGACGTCGAAGGGTCCGCGAAGAACATCCGAGAGGAGTTCGAACGCATGGCGATGAACGACGAGGAGACGGTCGCGCTCATCGCCGGCGGCCACACGTTCGGGAAGGTCCACGGCGCTGACAATCCTGACGAGCACCAGGGCCCCGAACCCGAGGCGGCACCCATCGAGGAGCAGGGTCTGGGCTGGGATCACGAGTTCGGCGACATCGGCGGGATGATCTCGAGCGGTATCGAAGGTCCCTGGAACGCCACGCCGACCCAGTGGGATACGGGCTACGTCGACAACTTACTCGAGCACGATTGGGTCTCGGTCAAAGGCCCCGGCGGTGCGTGGCAGTGGCATCCGGCCGACGAGGACGGCGTCGAGTTCGCACCGGGCGCACAGGATCCCGAGGAGACGGAAAAGCCGATGATGCTGACGACGGACGTCGCTCTGAAACACGACCCCGACTACCGGGAGATCCTCGAGCGCTTCCAGGAGAACCCCGACGAGTTCCAGGAGGCCTTCGCGAAGGCGTGGTACAAGCTTATCCACCGCGACATGGGCCCGCCGGAACGGTTCCTCGGCCCGGAGGTCCCCGACGAGACGATGATCTGGCAGGACCCGATCCCGGACGTCGACCACGAGCTGATCGGCGACGAGGAGATCGCCGACCTCAAAGCGGAAATCCTCGAGTCGGACCTCGCGACTGCCCAGCTCGTCAAAACCGCCTGGGCGTCGGCGTCGACCTACCGCGACAGCGACAAGCGCGGTGGCGCGAACGGGGCGCGCATCCGTCTCGAACCACAGAAGAGTTGGGAAGCGAACGAGCCCGACAAGCTGGAGACGGTCCTTTCGACCTACGAGGAGATCCAGGCAGACTTCAACAGTGCCCGTTCCGACGACGTGCGGGTCTCGCTCGCCGACCTGATCGTCCTGGGTGGCAACGCGGCCGTCGAACAGGCGGCGGCAGACGCTGGCTACGACGTGGAAGTACCGTTCGAACCGGGCCGCACGGACGCTTCTCAAGAGCAGACTGACACCGAGTCCTTCGAGGTGCTCGAGCCGAAGGCCGACGGCTTCCGGAACTACCTCGGCGGCGATTACGACGACTTGTACGACTCGCCCGAGGAGCGACTGGTGGACCATGCGCACCTGCTGACCCTGTCGGTGCCCGAGATGACGGTACTGGTTGGTGGCATGCGTGCGCTGGGTGCGACCTACGGAGAGTCCGATCGGGGTGTCTTCACCGACGAGCCGGGCACCCTGACAAACGATTTCTTCGTGAACCTGCTCGACATGGACTACGAGTGGGAGCCAGTCGACGAGGAGAAGGAAGTCTTCGAGATCCGCGACCGCGAAACCGACGACGTCGAGTGGGAAGCCACTCGCTTTGACCTCATCTTCGGCTCGAACGCCCGGCTTCGCACCCTCGCAGATGCCTACGGCGCTGCTGACGGCGAGGAAGAGTTCGTCCATGACTTCGTGGATGCCTGGAGCAAGGTGATGACGCTCGATCGCTTCGACCTCGAGTGA
- a CDS encoding class I SAM-dependent methyltransferase has product MEVPCVRVPPEEGEATRQVLAEADLIADDFEITVAEDWLYVPVTDPEAVPDDLEVVSKDVPERETQTTPADLLEFEPSYERLGDVVLLDEDDPERARELADAVVASDLPVETVLNKASKVKGETRVREWELLAGEDTETVHREYGCEFALDLAEVYFSPRLATERNRVAEQVADGERAFDMFAGVGPFVIPFATRGADCVGVDVNETAITYLRENARRNGVTDRVTAINDDVRAVAPDYADWADRIVMNLPHSADDFLESAVTIAGDDCILHYYDIQHEDDPFGPGEDAIRSVAEPEYEVTVATRRTVRSYAPHELNVCLDVCLER; this is encoded by the coding sequence ATGGAAGTTCCGTGTGTCCGCGTGCCACCCGAAGAGGGTGAAGCCACGCGGCAGGTCCTCGCGGAGGCGGACCTGATCGCCGACGACTTCGAGATCACCGTCGCCGAGGACTGGCTGTACGTTCCCGTCACCGACCCCGAAGCGGTACCCGACGACCTCGAGGTCGTCTCCAAGGACGTTCCGGAACGCGAGACCCAGACGACGCCGGCGGATCTACTCGAGTTCGAACCATCCTACGAACGGCTGGGAGACGTGGTATTACTTGACGAGGACGACCCCGAGCGCGCTCGCGAGCTCGCCGACGCCGTCGTCGCGTCGGACCTGCCCGTCGAGACGGTCCTGAACAAGGCCTCGAAGGTCAAAGGCGAGACCCGGGTGCGTGAGTGGGAGCTGCTCGCGGGCGAGGACACCGAGACGGTCCACCGCGAGTACGGCTGTGAGTTCGCGCTCGACCTCGCCGAGGTGTACTTCTCGCCGCGGCTGGCGACCGAGCGCAACCGCGTCGCCGAACAGGTCGCAGACGGCGAACGCGCCTTCGACATGTTCGCCGGCGTCGGACCGTTCGTGATCCCCTTCGCCACACGCGGTGCCGACTGCGTCGGCGTCGACGTCAACGAGACAGCGATCACGTACCTCCGGGAGAACGCCCGGCGAAACGGCGTCACCGACCGGGTGACCGCGATCAACGACGACGTCCGTGCCGTCGCCCCCGACTACGCCGACTGGGCCGACCGCATCGTGATGAACCTCCCCCACAGCGCCGACGACTTTCTCGAGTCCGCCGTGACGATTGCCGGCGACGACTGTATCCTGCATTACTACGACATCCAGCACGAGGACGATCCCTTCGGCCCCGGCGAGGACGCGATCCGGTCGGTGGCCGAACCCGAGTACGAGGTCACCGTCGCGACCCGCCGGACGGTCCGGTCGTACGCACCTCACGAACTGAACGTGTGTCTGGACGTCTGTCTCGAGCGCTGA
- a CDS encoding SPFH domain-containing protein, which produces MHLLVSIPLQVGDVTLTVGALVLVVAIVTVWSMVEIVDAYDRGALTVLGEYRKLLEPGLNIVPPFVSRVYTFDMRTQTIDVPSQEAITRDNSPVTADAVVYIRVMDAKRAFLEVDDYKRAVSNLAQTTLRAVIGDMELDDTLSKRESINERIRTELDEPTDEWGIRVESVEVREVTPSQDVKGAMEQQTAAERRRRAMILEAQGERRSEIEKAEGDKQSNIIRAQGEKQSQILEAQGDSISTVLKARSAESMGERAVIDKGMETLEGIGKGESTTFVLPQELSSMLGRYGKHLTGSDVEEDGAQLESLEFDEETRELIGLDDIAEIIGEIDEEATLDVEAMEQEAQAIKEGEDARTQPDDIDSVSGTSTGPRPDRDGEPDDAGQEQR; this is translated from the coding sequence ATGCACCTACTCGTCTCGATCCCCCTGCAAGTCGGCGACGTCACACTGACCGTCGGAGCGCTCGTGCTCGTCGTCGCGATCGTCACCGTCTGGTCGATGGTCGAGATCGTCGACGCTTACGACAGGGGCGCGCTCACCGTCCTCGGCGAGTATCGGAAACTGCTCGAGCCGGGGCTGAACATCGTCCCGCCGTTCGTCTCGCGCGTCTACACGTTCGACATGCGGACTCAGACGATCGACGTCCCCTCACAGGAGGCGATCACGCGGGACAACTCACCGGTGACCGCCGACGCCGTCGTCTACATCAGGGTCATGGACGCCAAACGGGCGTTTCTCGAGGTCGACGACTACAAACGTGCCGTCTCGAACCTCGCCCAGACGACGCTGCGTGCCGTAATCGGCGACATGGAACTCGACGACACCTTGAGCAAACGCGAGTCGATCAACGAACGCATCCGGACGGAGCTCGACGAACCCACAGACGAGTGGGGGATCCGCGTCGAGTCGGTCGAGGTTCGGGAGGTGACGCCGTCCCAGGACGTCAAGGGGGCGATGGAGCAACAGACCGCCGCCGAACGTCGCCGTCGGGCGATGATCCTCGAGGCCCAGGGTGAACGACGCAGCGAAATCGAGAAAGCCGAGGGTGACAAACAGTCGAACATTATCCGCGCCCAAGGTGAAAAGCAAAGCCAGATCTTAGAAGCGCAGGGTGATTCGATCTCGACCGTCCTCAAGGCCCGGTCGGCCGAGTCGATGGGCGAACGCGCCGTCATCGACAAGGGAATGGAGACGCTCGAGGGGATCGGTAAAGGCGAGTCGACGACGTTCGTCCTGCCCCAGGAGCTGTCGTCGATGCTCGGACGCTACGGCAAACACCTCACCGGCAGCGACGTCGAAGAAGACGGCGCACAACTCGAGAGTCTCGAGTTCGACGAGGAGACCCGCGAGTTGATCGGTCTGGACGACATCGCCGAGATCATCGGCGAGATCGACGAAGAGGCGACCCTCGACGTCGAAGCGATGGAACAGGAAGCACAGGCGATCAAAGAAGGCGAAGACGCGAGAACGCAGCCGGACGACATCGACAGCGTCTCGGGGACTTCGACCGGACCCCGACCGGATCGAGACGGCGAACCCGACGACGCCGGACAGGAGCAACGCTAG
- the dps gene encoding DNA protection during starvation protein: MSDSDKPHASGSISPGDTSERVGMEVLRERGIEPEELREKLIDAIGAEFTTYYYYTNLRMHMAGNEDYKEITEDARLEDRAHFELVVPRVYELGGALPNDIRDFADRASCPDAEVPTPMDDAGGFATGEMNAEDILEVLLEAERCAIRTWSEICDMTADGKDPRTYDMASRILQEEIEHEAWFVELLSMERDGEINPAGHFVRGEPGDAPLSTNRRFNDSA; encoded by the coding sequence ATGTCCGACAGTGACAAACCCCACGCAAGTGGTAGCATCTCGCCGGGTGACACGAGCGAGCGAGTTGGCATGGAAGTCCTCCGAGAACGAGGCATCGAACCCGAGGAACTCCGCGAGAAGCTCATCGACGCGATCGGTGCCGAGTTCACCACGTACTACTACTACACGAACCTCCGCATGCACATGGCGGGCAACGAGGACTACAAGGAGATCACCGAGGACGCCCGCCTCGAGGACCGTGCCCACTTCGAACTCGTCGTCCCGCGGGTGTACGAACTGGGTGGTGCACTTCCGAACGACATCCGGGACTTCGCCGACCGGGCCTCGTGTCCGGATGCGGAGGTACCGACACCGATGGACGACGCGGGCGGTTTCGCCACCGGCGAGATGAACGCCGAAGACATCCTCGAGGTGTTGCTCGAGGCCGAACGATGTGCGATCCGGACCTGGTCTGAGATCTGTGACATGACCGCAGACGGGAAGGACCCGCGGACCTACGACATGGCTTCGCGCATCTTACAGGAAGAGATCGAACACGAGGCGTGGTTCGTCGAACTGCTCTCGATGGAACGCGACGGCGAGATTAACCCGGCCGGCCACTTCGTCAGGGGAGAACCAGGCGACGCGCCGCTGTCGACGAACCGGCGGTTCAACGACAGCGCCTGA
- a CDS encoding FecCD family ABC transporter permease: MSTDRSSELSTAASVRAHRESTRRKIAFLVGTTALLAVLWVVGVAVGSVTYPIREVVAALTQRGPETQQLAIWHVRIPRVLAATVAGGGLGVAGAAMQSVLRNPLGAPFTLGISHAAAFGAAITIAVGTAGLEGSVLTVSVQTIGAFVGAMTATAAILLLVTYRDATPETLILTGVAIGSLFNAGLATIQYFATDAQVAEIVYWTFGDVSRAAWDEIAVMIVVFVLGLAYFVYNGWNYDVLDAGTETALSLGVDVESLRIRGMIVASLLTAVMISFVGIIGFVGLVAPHIVRMTIGGTERFLLPASALVGAALLVAADAFARTIISPIVLPVGIVTSFLGAPLFLYLTVKGKQHWS; the protein is encoded by the coding sequence ATGTCTACCGACCGCTCTTCTGAGCTCTCGACGGCTGCAAGCGTTCGAGCCCATCGGGAGTCGACGCGCCGGAAGATCGCCTTTCTCGTCGGGACGACGGCTCTGCTGGCCGTGCTCTGGGTGGTCGGCGTCGCCGTCGGCTCCGTGACCTACCCGATCCGGGAGGTGGTGGCCGCACTCACTCAACGTGGCCCCGAGACACAGCAACTGGCGATCTGGCACGTCCGGATTCCTCGCGTGCTCGCCGCGACGGTCGCCGGCGGCGGCCTCGGGGTCGCGGGCGCAGCGATGCAGTCGGTGCTGCGAAACCCGCTCGGAGCCCCCTTCACCCTCGGGATCTCACACGCGGCGGCCTTTGGGGCGGCGATCACGATCGCCGTCGGGACGGCCGGCCTCGAGGGAAGCGTGCTCACGGTCTCGGTCCAGACGATCGGCGCGTTCGTCGGCGCGATGACCGCGACCGCCGCGATCCTCCTGCTGGTCACCTACCGGGATGCGACCCCCGAGACGCTGATTCTCACGGGCGTCGCGATCGGCTCGCTGTTCAACGCCGGGCTGGCGACGATCCAGTACTTCGCGACCGACGCTCAGGTCGCCGAGATCGTCTACTGGACCTTCGGCGACGTGAGCCGGGCGGCCTGGGACGAGATCGCCGTCATGATCGTCGTCTTCGTGCTGGGACTTGCGTACTTCGTCTACAACGGCTGGAACTACGACGTCCTCGACGCCGGCACCGAAACCGCCCTGAGCCTCGGCGTCGACGTCGAATCGTTGCGCATCCGGGGGATGATCGTCGCGTCGCTCCTGACGGCGGTGATGATCTCGTTCGTCGGCATCATCGGCTTCGTCGGCCTCGTCGCCCCCCACATCGTCCGGATGACGATCGGCGGCACCGAGCGGTTCCTGCTCCCCGCATCCGCCCTCGTCGGAGCGGCGTTGCTCGTCGCCGCCGACGCCTTCGCCCGGACGATCATCTCGCCGATCGTCCTGCCCGTCGGTATCGTCACCTCGTTTCTGGGCGCACCGCTGTTCCTGTATCTGACCGTCAAGGGGAAACAACACTGGTCATGA
- a CDS encoding acyl-CoA dehydrogenase family protein, producing the protein MDFELTDEQRQIREEVRRFAENEIEPHAREYDVTEEYPEEIVEAAAEMGLTGPYIPMEYGGAGYSILDTSIVVEELFAVDPGIALSIVAASFGCEAILEFGTEEQKERFLEPVARGEKISGAAISEPDTGSDVSSVSTRAEKPEAQSASERSGAAAEQDGDEWVINGTKMWITNGTVGDFFVVLCETDPDAPGRYNGFSQFVVEADREGFSAEKITGKLGIRASDTAELVFDDVRVPEDNLVGTKDAAFMQQMHFFDQTRVAVAAQGVGIAKGACEAALEYATEREQFGQPISEFQAIQHKLADMHTRTEAARTLTYKASWKVDQGEDITKLASMAKEFASRVATDVADEAVQIHGGAGYVNDFPVERLYRDAKITQIYEGTTEIQKNIIARELLGKGF; encoded by the coding sequence ATGGACTTCGAACTGACCGACGAACAACGTCAGATCCGCGAGGAGGTACGCCGGTTCGCGGAAAACGAGATCGAACCCCACGCCCGGGAGTACGACGTCACAGAGGAGTATCCCGAGGAGATCGTCGAGGCGGCGGCCGAGATGGGGCTTACGGGACCGTACATCCCGATGGAGTACGGTGGAGCGGGCTACTCGATCCTCGATACCTCGATCGTCGTCGAGGAACTGTTTGCCGTCGATCCCGGCATCGCGCTGTCGATCGTCGCCGCCTCCTTCGGCTGTGAGGCGATCCTCGAGTTCGGCACCGAAGAACAGAAAGAGCGATTCTTAGAGCCCGTTGCCCGCGGCGAGAAGATCTCGGGTGCGGCAATCAGTGAACCCGACACCGGCTCTGACGTCTCCTCGGTCTCGACCCGGGCGGAGAAACCCGAGGCACAGAGTGCCTCGGAGCGAAGCGGCGCAGCCGCGGAGCAAGACGGCGACGAGTGGGTGATAAACGGCACCAAGATGTGGATCACCAACGGTACCGTCGGGGACTTCTTCGTCGTCCTCTGTGAGACCGATCCCGACGCCCCTGGGCGGTACAACGGATTCTCCCAGTTCGTCGTCGAGGCAGACCGGGAGGGATTCTCGGCCGAGAAGATCACCGGCAAGCTCGGGATTCGCGCCTCCGACACTGCCGAACTCGTCTTCGACGACGTCCGCGTCCCCGAGGACAACCTCGTCGGGACGAAAGACGCCGCGTTCATGCAACAGATGCACTTTTTCGATCAGACCCGCGTCGCCGTCGCCGCACAGGGCGTCGGCATCGCGAAAGGGGCCTGTGAGGCCGCACTGGAGTACGCCACAGAGCGCGAACAGTTCGGCCAGCCCATCTCCGAGTTCCAGGCGATCCAGCACAAGCTCGCGGACATGCACACCCGGACCGAAGCCGCCCGTACGCTGACGTACAAAGCCTCCTGGAAGGTCGACCAGGGCGAGGACATCACGAAACTCGCCTCGATGGCGAAGGAGTTCGCCTCCCGGGTCGCGACCGACGTCGCCGACGAGGCCGTCCAGATCCACGGCGGGGCCGGCTACGTCAATGACTTCCCCGTCGAGCGACTCTATCGCGACGCGAAGATCACCCAGATCTACGAGGGAACGACCGAGATCCAGAAGAACATCATCGCCCGCGAACTGCTCGGAAAGGGATTCTAG
- a CDS encoding ABC transporter substrate-binding protein, translating into MTKNDRLGSDTGNENGRRLRRRTVLSGLGATAVAGLAGCTGLLPEAEAAGDRVVIDVAGRDVDVPDDPERILGIGAGTLRQLAFMGATDRVVGVGSIREESLKELPYLVANPDLGELPTFGDRGADRDGDAEQILEVEPDVIFLNGDPSRADELSEQTNTPVVLVDTANVMHDDGREVLSETWQTIGETLETEARAEELETFLEDTVADFEERTGDIPDNERAEGYAAAFRFRGAHGLSTTRGDTTMFHYPNVENAIEDVEPHQNSVDLSHERLLEADPDRIFIDVASVDRVREEVDENPELEALSAVQDGEVYPVLQVYRDMRNFGPMIANAYFVGKTSYPDRFEDIDLESQVDDVFEALFGERIYGDLNEQYPDVYRPLF; encoded by the coding sequence ATGACGAAAAACGACCGACTGGGATCGGATACCGGGAACGAAAACGGACGTCGACTTCGACGGCGAACCGTCCTGTCGGGTCTCGGGGCGACCGCCGTGGCGGGGCTCGCGGGATGTACGGGCCTGTTGCCCGAGGCCGAGGCGGCGGGAGACCGGGTCGTGATCGACGTGGCCGGCAGGGACGTCGACGTTCCGGACGATCCGGAACGGATCCTCGGTATCGGGGCGGGGACGCTCAGACAACTCGCGTTCATGGGCGCGACCGATCGCGTGGTCGGCGTCGGAAGCATCCGCGAGGAGTCACTGAAGGAACTGCCCTACCTCGTCGCCAACCCCGACCTGGGCGAGTTACCCACCTTCGGCGACCGCGGTGCAGACAGAGACGGCGACGCCGAGCAGATCCTTGAGGTCGAGCCGGACGTGATCTTCCTCAACGGGGACCCCTCGCGTGCGGACGAACTGAGCGAGCAGACGAACACGCCGGTCGTGCTCGTCGACACCGCGAACGTCATGCACGACGACGGCCGCGAGGTGCTCTCTGAGACGTGGCAGACCATCGGCGAGACACTCGAGACGGAAGCCCGTGCCGAGGAACTCGAGACGTTCCTCGAGGACACCGTCGCCGACTTCGAGGAGCGCACTGGCGACATTCCGGACAACGAGCGCGCGGAAGGCTATGCCGCGGCGTTTCGGTTCCGGGGTGCACACGGGCTGTCGACGACCCGTGGTGATACGACGATGTTTCACTACCCGAACGTCGAGAACGCCATCGAAGACGTCGAGCCCCACCAGAACTCCGTCGATCTCAGCCACGAGCGACTGCTCGAGGCCGATCCCGACCGGATCTTCATCGACGTCGCGAGCGTCGACCGGGTGCGCGAGGAGGTCGACGAGAATCCGGAACTCGAGGCCCTTTCGGCAGTCCAGGACGGCGAGGTCTACCCCGTCTTGCAGGTCTACCGTGACATGCGAAACTTTGGGCCGATGATCGCCAACGCCTACTTCGTCGGGAAGACCTCCTACCCCGACCGGTTCGAGGACATCGACCTCGAGAGCCAGGTCGACGACGTCTTCGAGGCGCTGTTCGGCGAGCGAATTTACGGCGATCTGAACGAGCAGTACCCCGATGTCTACCGACCGCTCTTCTGA